The proteins below are encoded in one region of Apium graveolens cultivar Ventura chromosome 4, ASM990537v1, whole genome shotgun sequence:
- the LOC141721245 gene encoding G-type lectin S-receptor-like serine/threonine-protein kinase At4g27290 yields the protein MEDWSSSIALITFLFYSFTFFASIDSTAAAAGDILRANQYLKDGSSIVSAGGHFELGFCSPGRFANRYLGIWYKKIPRQTIVWIANRETPLSTTSGLLKLNSNGNLVILNASDDVVWSSNSSTSLNDPVLQLLDSGNLVIRDGADTDTEKYLWQSFDKPGNTQLPGAKLGWNLETGLERYISSWKSDDDPSPGNYTLHADRNGFPQIILRKGSAIQARAGPWNGVRFSGTPDLKPNPIFKFGFVFNDKELYYHYELLNDSVYSAMSMNPLGYNQRWMWNEKSQNWELYFTRQLDLCDNYALCGPYGSCNINNSPLCRCLDGFEPKHKKEWNVANWSGGCVRKVQLRCTNGEAFVMHPGLKLPDTQRSWFDRNMSLDECKRACLKNCSCTAYANTDIRGGGSGCLLWFKELLDIREFNENGQDLYIRRASSELAALVSAKKERSKLRYTIIPVLLIFTTIVGVCLVVLWKKKKQHTKGITGLYLENDGLNWDGGEDLELPLFDLTTLANATNGFSINSKLGEGGFGPVYKGTLGRGKEIAVKRLSKSSNQGLTEFKNEVSCIAQLQHRNLVKLLGCSVQEGERLLVYEYMPNKSLDSYIFDKKQSYKLDWPMRHNIINGIARGLLYLHQDCRQRIIHRDLKASNVLLDHEMNPKISDFGTARICGETETEAYTTRVVGTYGYMSPEYALDGLFSVKSDVYSFGVLLLEIVRGERNQNFIHLDHDLNLLGHAWITYTDGNAFELVDKVITHSSQKHQFEVFRAIQIGLLCVQQYPADRPTMATVVLMLTSKIPLAQPKQPGFFIERKLHEGESLSPSSNHLSVTTMVPR from the exons ATGGAAGACTGGAGCTCCTCGATTGCATTAATTACTTTTTTATTTTACAGTTTCACGTTCTTTGCTTCAATAGATTCTACAGCAGCAGCAGCTGGAGACATTTTAAGAGCCAACCAATACCTTAAAGATGGAAGTAGTATTGTTTCAGCTGGTGGTCATTTCGAGCTCGGTTTCTGTAGTCCTGGAAGGTTCGCAAATCGATACTTGGGCATATGGTATAAGAAGATACCCCGACAAACAATTGTGTGGATTGCCAACAGAGAAACTCCTCTTAGTACTACATCTGGTCTCCTAAAACTTAACAGCAACGGAAATCTTGTCATTCTCAATGCTTCTGATGATGTAGTTTGGTCATCAAACTCCTCGACATCTCTGAATGATCCTGTGTTGCAGCTGTTGGATTCTGGAAATCTTGTTATTAGAGACGGCGCTGACACAGACACTGAAAAGTACTTGTGGCAAAGTTTTGATAAACCTGGAAATACTCAATTACCGGGTGCTAAGCTTGGGTGGAATTTGGAAACAGGGCTTGAAAGGTACATCAGTTCTTGGAAAAGTGACGATGATCCATCTCCAGGTAATTATACATTACATGCTGATCGTAATGGATTTCCACAAATAATTTTGAGGAAAGGCTCTGCTATACAAGCTCGTGCTGGTCCTTGGAACGGTGTTCGCTTTTCTGGCACACCTGATCTGAAACCAAACCCCATTTTTAAGTTTGGTTTTGTTTTTAATGATAAGGAGTTGTATTACCATTATGAACTTCTTAATGATTCAGTTTATTCCGCGATGTCAATGAATCCACTGGGTTATAATCAGAGATGGATGTGGAATGAAAAATCTCAAAATTGGGAACTTTATTTTACTCGTCAGTTAGATTTATGTGATAATTATGCGTTATGTGGACCTTATGGGAGTTGTAACATTAACAATTCTCCATTATGCCGGTGCTTGGATGGATTTGAGCCAAAACATAAAAAGGAATGGAATGTTGCAAACTGGTCAGGTGGATGTGTAAGGAAAGTACAATTGAGGTGCACAAACGGAGAGGcatttgtgatgcatcctggGTTGAAATTACCGGATACTCAGCGTTCCTGGTTTGATAGAAATATGAGCCTTGATGAGTGTAAGAGGGCGTGTTTGAAGAATTGCTCGTGCACAGCTTACGCAAATACAGATATTAGAGGTGGTGGAAGCGGATGCTTGTTATGGTTTAAAGAGCTTTTAGATATTAGAGAGTTCAATGAAAATGGTCAAGATCTCTACATAAGAAGGGCTTCTTCTGAATTGGCTGCATTAGTATCAG CTAAAAAAGAAAGGTCCAAATTAAGGTACACAATTATCCCTGTTCTGTTGATTTTTACAACGATAGTGGGTGTATGCCTCGTTGTGCTCTGGAAGAAGAAGAAGCAGCACACAAAAG GGATAACAGGGCTGTATCTTGAAAATGACGGTTTAAATTGGGACGGTGGTGAGGATTTAGAGCTGCCCTTGTTTGACTTGACAACTTTAGCTAATGCAACCAATGGTTTCTCAATCAACTCTAAGCTTGGAGAAGGTGGCTTTGGGCCTGTCTACAAG GGTACGCTTGGCAGGGGAAAAGAAATAGCTGTAAAGAGGCTCTCAAAGAGTTCAAACCAAGGGTTgacagaatttaaaaatgaagtTTCATGCATTGCTCAACTTCAGCACAGAAACCTTGTGAAGCTTCTTGGATGTTCTGTGCAGGAAGGAGAAAGATTGTTGGTGTATGAATACATGCCTAACAAAAGCTTAGACTCGTACATATTTG ATAAAAAGCAAAGCTACAAGCTTGACTGGCCTATGCGGCATAACATCATAAATGGCATTGCAAGGGGacttctttatcttcatcaggATTGCAGACAGCGGATCATACATAGAGATCTCAAAGCTAGCAATGTTCTGCTTGATCATGAGATGAACCCGAAAATTTCAGACTTTGGCACTGCAAGGATCTGTGGAGAGACTGAAACTGAAGCCTATACAACTAGAGTAGTTGGAACATA TGGTTACATGTCTCCTGAATATGCATTGGATGGCCTATTCTCGGTGAAATCTGATGTCTATAGCTTTGGGGTACTGCTGTTAGAGATAGTGAGGGGCGAGAGGAACCAAAATTTTATTCATCTGGATCACGATCTTAACCTTCTCGGACAT GCATGGATAACCTATACAGATGGCAATGCTTTTGAGCTAGTAGATAAGGTTATTACACACTCCAGCCAGAAGCATCAATTTGAAGTATTCCGAGCCATCCAAATAGGGTTGTTGTGTGTGCAACAATATCCAGCTGATAGGCCAACCATGGCGACGGTGGTCTTAATGTTAACTAGTAAAATTCCCCTAGCTCAGCCTAAACAGCCTGGATTTTTCATCGAGAGGAAATTGCATGAAGGAGAGTCATTATCACCTTCATCCAACCATTTAAGTGTCACAACGATGGTTCCAAGATAA